From a region of the Nocardioides ginsengisegetis genome:
- a CDS encoding acyl-CoA dehydrogenase family protein: MSLTKSLKPGGRHGLSSQESRDPIGLAVAALSLVAQSDLIDRIGLRKRTEQAVFTVTRNGFKTMTAASRTFARGGKKGAPGVRVPAATPKGVFDLTPTEDEQMLVDVVTEFADEVVRPAAAEADETCAAPEALLKASLEIGLPILGVPESLGGISEERSAMAGTLVAEALARGDMGLAVATLAPGSVATAISLWGTEAQQATYLPAFTGDDVPAAALALTEPAVLFDVLQPSTTAVRRGDSFVLNGTKSLVVRGAEAELFVVGAELEGRPVLFLVESSTDGLAVEGDPAMGVRAAGLTRLTLTDVTVPADAVLGATDGSTYLECVRLSRLAWCALAVGTGQAVLDYVTPYVKEREAFGEPVAHRQSVAFMVANIAIELQSMRLLTYKAASRAAAGKDFSREVALARNLCASKGMQIGLDGVQLLGGHGFVKEHPVERWYRDLRAVGVMEGSVLV; encoded by the coding sequence ATGTCCCTGACCAAGAGCCTCAAGCCCGGAGGCAGGCACGGCCTGTCCTCGCAGGAGTCGCGCGACCCGATCGGCCTGGCCGTGGCGGCCCTCAGCCTCGTCGCGCAGAGCGACCTGATCGACCGGATCGGGCTGCGCAAGCGCACGGAGCAGGCCGTCTTCACCGTGACCCGCAACGGCTTCAAGACCATGACCGCCGCCAGCCGCACGTTCGCCCGCGGCGGCAAGAAGGGCGCCCCGGGGGTCCGCGTCCCCGCGGCGACCCCGAAGGGCGTCTTCGACCTGACCCCGACCGAGGACGAGCAGATGCTCGTCGACGTCGTCACGGAGTTCGCCGACGAGGTCGTGCGTCCCGCCGCCGCCGAGGCCGACGAGACCTGCGCCGCCCCCGAGGCGCTGCTCAAGGCCAGCCTCGAGATCGGCCTGCCGATCCTGGGCGTGCCGGAGTCGCTCGGCGGCATCTCCGAGGAGCGCTCCGCGATGGCCGGCACGCTGGTGGCCGAGGCGCTCGCCCGCGGCGACATGGGCCTGGCCGTCGCCACCCTGGCCCCCGGCTCGGTCGCGACCGCGATCTCGTTGTGGGGCACCGAGGCCCAGCAGGCGACCTACCTGCCTGCCTTCACGGGGGACGACGTCCCGGCCGCGGCGCTCGCGCTCACCGAGCCGGCCGTGCTCTTCGACGTGCTCCAGCCGTCCACGACGGCGGTCCGCCGGGGCGACTCCTTCGTCCTCAACGGCACCAAGAGCCTGGTCGTCCGGGGCGCCGAGGCCGAGCTGTTCGTCGTCGGCGCCGAGCTCGAGGGCCGGCCGGTCCTCTTCCTCGTGGAGTCCTCCACCGACGGCCTCGCCGTCGAGGGCGACCCCGCCATGGGCGTGCGTGCGGCCGGCCTGACCCGGCTGACGCTCACCGACGTCACCGTGCCGGCCGATGCCGTGCTCGGCGCGACCGACGGCTCGACCTACCTCGAGTGTGTGCGCCTCTCCCGCCTCGCCTGGTGCGCCCTCGCGGTCGGCACCGGCCAGGCGGTGCTCGACTACGTGACCCCCTACGTCAAGGAGCGCGAGGCGTTCGGCGAGCCGGTGGCGCACCGCCAGTCGGTGGCCTTCATGGTCGCCAACATCGCCATCGAGCTGCAGTCGATGCGGCTGCTGACCTACAAGGCGGCCTCGCGAGCCGCGGCCGGCAAGGACTTCTCCCGCGAGGTCGCGCTGGCCCGCAACCTGTGCGCCAGCAAGGGCATGCAGATCGGCCTCGACGGCGTCCAGCTGCTCGGTGGCCACGGCTTCGTCAAGGAGCACCCGGTCGAGCGGTGGTACCGCGACCTCCGGGCCGTCGGCGTCATGGAAGGAAGCGTGCTGGTCTGA
- a CDS encoding FMN reductase, whose product MTRLVVVSAGLGVPSSTRLLADRLAAASTAALEEAVEGEVDVRVVELRPLAHALADATLTGFASGDLADVVDAVRRADALIAVTPVFSASYSGLFKMFFDVLEPGVLEGTPVLVAATAGSARHSLVLDHALRPLFSYLHAVVVPTGVFAASEDFGSTADGQLAARVDRAAADLADLVSRSPSKSVRDLSGEFGDTVPFEELLRRV is encoded by the coding sequence ATGACCCGCCTCGTCGTCGTCAGCGCCGGCCTCGGCGTCCCGTCCTCGACCCGGCTGCTGGCCGACCGCCTGGCCGCGGCCTCGACCGCGGCCCTCGAGGAGGCGGTCGAGGGTGAGGTGGACGTCCGGGTCGTCGAGCTGCGGCCGCTGGCCCACGCCCTGGCCGATGCGACGCTCACCGGCTTCGCGAGCGGGGACCTCGCCGACGTCGTCGACGCCGTACGCCGCGCCGACGCGCTGATCGCCGTGACGCCGGTGTTCTCCGCGTCGTACAGCGGCTTGTTCAAGATGTTCTTCGACGTGCTCGAGCCCGGCGTCCTCGAGGGCACGCCGGTGCTCGTCGCCGCGACCGCCGGCTCGGCCCGGCACTCCCTGGTGCTGGATCACGCGCTGCGGCCGCTGTTCTCCTACCTGCACGCCGTCGTGGTGCCGACCGGCGTCTTCGCGGCCAGCGAGGACTTCGGCAGCACCGCCGACGGCCAGCTCGCCGCCCGGGTGGACCGGGCGGCGGCCGACCTGGCCGACCTGGTCAGCCGCTCGCCGAGCAAGTCGGTGCGCGACCTGTCCGGGGAGTTCGGCGACACCGTGCCGTTCGAGGAGCTGCTGCGCCGGGTCTGA
- the cobA gene encoding uroporphyrinogen-III C-methyltransferase, with product MDDFKPYPSGLILAGRAVVVVGGGHVAQRRVPALLGVGAVVTVVSPVVTPAIEGLVGAGEVTWVERGFEEHDLDGAWYVIAATDDHDANEEVSRAAEERRIFCVRADDATQATAWTPAVGRHAGVTVAVLGNREPRRSAAVRDEILEGLREGTIVARHQRDRTPGVILVGGGPGDPDLMSVAGRKALMEADVVVADRLAPRELLSELPHDVELIDVAKLPRGRSAQQEEINRVLVERALEGKVVVRFKGGDNFVFGRGYEEVLACREAGVPVTVIPGLTSPVAVPAVAGIPVTHRGVAHEFTVISGHLPPGHEESLVNWDAVAGLTGTVVLMMAVQNAPAIAEALVTGGRPASTPVGVICDGTMPGERTVLATLGTLATELEAQRVRPPAIIVIGDVVAVAHPDHFR from the coding sequence GTGGACGACTTCAAGCCCTACCCCTCGGGACTGATCCTCGCCGGCCGCGCCGTCGTGGTGGTGGGCGGCGGTCACGTGGCGCAGCGCCGCGTGCCCGCGCTGCTCGGGGTGGGTGCGGTCGTCACCGTGGTCTCCCCGGTCGTCACCCCCGCCATCGAGGGCCTGGTGGGCGCGGGCGAGGTAACCTGGGTAGAGCGCGGCTTCGAGGAGCACGACCTCGACGGCGCGTGGTACGTCATCGCCGCCACCGACGACCACGACGCCAACGAGGAGGTCAGCCGCGCGGCCGAGGAGCGGCGCATCTTCTGCGTGCGCGCCGACGACGCGACGCAGGCCACGGCCTGGACGCCCGCCGTCGGCCGCCACGCCGGCGTCACCGTGGCCGTGCTCGGCAACCGCGAGCCGCGGCGCTCCGCCGCCGTCCGCGACGAGATCCTCGAGGGGCTGCGCGAGGGCACCATCGTCGCCCGCCACCAGCGCGACCGGACGCCCGGCGTGATCCTGGTCGGGGGCGGACCCGGCGATCCCGACCTGATGTCGGTGGCCGGGCGCAAGGCGCTCATGGAGGCCGACGTCGTGGTGGCCGACCGCCTGGCACCGCGCGAGCTGCTCAGCGAGCTCCCGCACGACGTCGAGCTGATCGACGTGGCCAAGCTGCCCCGTGGCCGCTCGGCCCAGCAGGAGGAGATCAACCGGGTCCTCGTGGAGCGGGCGCTCGAGGGCAAGGTCGTGGTCCGCTTCAAGGGCGGCGACAACTTCGTCTTCGGTCGCGGCTACGAGGAGGTCCTCGCCTGCCGCGAGGCCGGCGTCCCGGTCACCGTCATCCCCGGGCTGACCAGCCCGGTCGCCGTCCCTGCCGTGGCCGGCATCCCCGTCACCCATCGCGGCGTCGCGCACGAGTTCACCGTCATCTCCGGGCACCTGCCACCCGGCCACGAGGAGTCCCTGGTCAACTGGGACGCGGTCGCCGGGCTCACCGGCACCGTGGTGCTGATGATGGCCGTCCAGAACGCGCCCGCCATCGCCGAGGCCCTCGTCACGGGCGGCCGCCCCGCCTCGACGCCGGTGGGCGTCATCTGCGACGGCACCATGCCCGGCGAGCGCACGGTCCTGGCCACGCTCGGCACGCTCGCGACCGAGCTCGAGGCCCAGCGGGTCCGGCCGCCCGCGATCATCGTCATCGGCGACGTCGTCGCGGTGGCCCACCCGGACCATTTCCGCTGA
- a CDS encoding GNAT family N-acetyltransferase: MSTPPVRIVQLDAATIGALADGDLDRARRTSPIALTAWLAGPDCVRTWRYRATQVVDAPQDLDWITGVLWADDAGVAVGKAGFHAAPDADGMVEIGYAVDPDHRRRGYARAALEAMLARARREPEVQVLRATVSPTNEASLALIGQYPFVEVGEQWDDEDGLETIYEISVGP, from the coding sequence GTGAGCACTCCCCCGGTCCGCATCGTCCAGCTCGACGCCGCCACCATCGGCGCCCTCGCGGACGGCGACCTCGACCGCGCACGCCGTACGTCGCCCATCGCGCTGACTGCCTGGCTGGCCGGCCCCGACTGCGTGCGCACCTGGCGCTACCGGGCCACCCAGGTCGTCGACGCGCCCCAGGACCTCGACTGGATCACCGGCGTGCTCTGGGCCGACGACGCCGGGGTCGCGGTCGGCAAGGCCGGCTTCCACGCGGCCCCGGACGCCGACGGGATGGTCGAGATCGGCTACGCCGTCGACCCCGACCACCGCCGGCGGGGCTACGCGCGGGCCGCCCTGGAGGCGATGCTGGCGCGGGCCCGCCGCGAGCCCGAGGTGCAGGTCCTCCGGGCGACCGTCTCGCCCACCAACGAGGCGTCGCTCGCGCTGATCGGTCAGTACCCCTTCGTCGAGGTCGGCGAGCAGTGGGACGACGAGGACGGGCTCGAGACGATCTACGAGATCAGCGTCGGGCCGTGA
- a CDS encoding DUF2252 domain-containing protein — protein MPTTKKDRTDLIVSVLDDAFAPLMAADPVAFRGKYRKMAADPHAFYRGSACLFYADRADAEDPYVDDESGRIWVHGDLHVENFGTYLNSDGRLVFDVNDFDEAYLGRFTWDLQRFAASLALVGWQKALPEDDVRSLIGRYVRAYLSQVDDYRRSEDDDDFALHLDNTSGPVQAALVAARLRRRADLLDSSTVLVDGSRMLREDSSVRRLGKRERAKVVAAFEGYLETIPEDKRFDRRLFYDLRDVAGKSGFGIGSAGLPAYNLLVEGYSQALDNDVLLSMKQANVPAVSRFVDTGEVEKYFDHEGHRTVVSQRALQVHTDPLLGYTELDGVGYVVAEVSPYEVDLDWSDLTEPDEIADVVGLLGRATAKIHCASDEDSDQDLVDFQVEEAIARSVERRRKEFTAWITDFGMEYAVQVREDHDRFVSAFREGRIGVSST, from the coding sequence GTGCCCACCACCAAGAAGGACCGCACCGACCTGATCGTCTCCGTCCTCGACGACGCGTTCGCCCCCCTGATGGCCGCCGACCCGGTGGCGTTCCGGGGGAAGTACCGCAAGATGGCCGCCGATCCGCACGCGTTCTACCGCGGGTCGGCCTGCCTGTTCTACGCCGACCGGGCCGACGCCGAGGACCCCTACGTCGACGACGAGAGCGGCCGGATCTGGGTGCACGGGGACCTGCACGTCGAGAACTTCGGGACCTACCTCAACTCCGACGGCCGCCTGGTCTTCGACGTCAACGACTTCGACGAGGCCTACCTGGGCCGCTTCACGTGGGACCTCCAGCGCTTCGCCGCCTCCCTGGCCCTGGTCGGCTGGCAGAAGGCGCTCCCGGAGGACGACGTCCGCTCCCTGATCGGGCGCTACGTCCGGGCCTACCTCTCCCAGGTGGACGACTACCGGCGCAGCGAGGACGACGACGACTTCGCCCTGCACCTCGACAACACCTCGGGCCCCGTCCAGGCGGCCCTCGTGGCCGCGCGGCTGCGCCGGCGCGCAGACCTGCTGGACTCCAGCACGGTGCTGGTCGACGGGTCCCGGATGCTGCGCGAGGACTCGTCCGTGCGCCGGCTCGGCAAGCGCGAGCGCGCCAAGGTCGTCGCCGCGTTCGAGGGCTACCTCGAGACCATCCCCGAGGACAAGCGCTTCGACCGCCGCCTCTTCTACGACCTGCGTGACGTGGCGGGGAAGTCCGGGTTCGGGATCGGCAGCGCCGGGCTCCCGGCGTACAACCTGCTCGTCGAGGGCTACAGCCAGGCGCTGGACAACGACGTGCTGCTGTCGATGAAGCAGGCCAACGTCCCGGCGGTCAGCCGCTTCGTCGACACCGGCGAGGTGGAGAAGTACTTCGACCACGAGGGGCACCGCACCGTGGTCAGCCAGCGGGCGCTGCAGGTGCACACCGACCCGCTGCTGGGCTACACCGAGCTCGACGGGGTCGGGTACGTCGTCGCGGAGGTCTCGCCCTACGAGGTGGACCTCGACTGGTCCGACCTGACCGAGCCCGACGAGATCGCCGACGTGGTGGGTCTCCTCGGGCGCGCCACCGCCAAGATCCACTGCGCCTCCGACGAGGACAGCGACCAGGACCTCGTCGACTTCCAGGTCGAGGAGGCGATCGCGCGCAGCGTCGAGCGTCGGCGCAAGGAGTTCACGGCCTGGATCACCGACTTCGGCATGGAGTACGCGGTGCAGGTCCGTGAGGACCACGACCGGTTCGTCTCGGCCTTCCGCGAGGGCCGGATCGGGGTCAGCTCGACCTAG
- the def gene encoding peptide deformylase gives MSDADQPHAPHGPLPEGGTVRPMTRWGTPVMHRPQQLVTAYDAELRALVADMVATMYAADGVGLAACQIGVDQAVFVFDCPDESGERTVGVVCNPVLTLPEGKDRHLDDGDEGCLSFPGAFVECARPDFATVTGTGLDGEPVTFSGDGLLARCLQHETDHTLGTVFGDRVSTKNRKRLQKAHDKAAEDYPADWPVGVMDDVEA, from the coding sequence ATGTCCGACGCCGACCAGCCGCACGCCCCCCACGGACCCCTCCCCGAGGGCGGCACCGTCCGCCCGATGACCCGCTGGGGCACCCCGGTCATGCACCGGCCGCAGCAGCTCGTCACGGCGTACGACGCCGAGCTGCGCGCGCTGGTCGCCGACATGGTCGCCACGATGTACGCCGCGGACGGGGTCGGCCTCGCCGCCTGCCAGATCGGCGTCGACCAGGCGGTCTTCGTCTTCGACTGCCCGGACGAGTCGGGCGAGCGCACGGTCGGCGTCGTCTGCAACCCGGTGCTGACCCTGCCCGAGGGCAAGGACCGGCACCTCGACGACGGCGACGAGGGCTGCCTGTCCTTCCCGGGCGCCTTCGTTGAGTGCGCGCGCCCCGACTTCGCCACCGTCACCGGCACCGGCCTCGACGGCGAGCCGGTGACGTTCTCGGGCGACGGCCTGCTGGCCCGCTGCCTGCAGCACGAGACCGACCACACGCTCGGCACCGTCTTCGGGGACCGCGTGTCGACCAAGAACCGCAAGCGGCTGCAGAAGGCCCACGACAAGGCCGCCGAGGACTACCCCGCCGACTGGCCCGTCGGGGTCATGGACGACGTCGAGGCCTGA
- a CDS encoding SixA phosphatase family protein encodes MTDHTLVLLRHAKSDWSGDEDDRHRPLAARGRRQAPEAGRWLASGVERIDLAVVSPAVRARSTWELAAAELAVPPPVRLEEDVYAASADGLLDVLAGLPEDLATVVLVGHNPGLEDLVEQLTGEWVSLPTSAVAVVDLPGAWADVARVTGVLRATGRPPS; translated from the coding sequence ATGACCGACCACACGCTGGTCCTGCTCCGGCACGCCAAGTCGGACTGGTCGGGCGACGAGGACGACCGGCACCGGCCGCTGGCCGCACGCGGGCGGCGGCAGGCGCCCGAGGCGGGGCGCTGGCTGGCGAGCGGGGTCGAGCGCATCGACCTGGCGGTGGTCTCCCCGGCGGTTCGCGCGCGGAGCACGTGGGAGCTCGCGGCGGCCGAGCTGGCGGTCCCGCCGCCGGTGCGCCTCGAGGAGGACGTGTACGCCGCGTCCGCGGACGGGCTGCTCGACGTCCTCGCCGGCCTGCCCGAGGACCTCGCGACCGTCGTGCTCGTCGGTCACAACCCCGGCCTGGAGGACCTCGTCGAGCAGCTCACGGGGGAGTGGGTCAGCCTGCCGACCTCGGCGGTGGCGGTCGTGGACCTGCCCGGGGCGTGGGCCGACGTGGCGCGCGTGACCGGCGTGCTGCGCGCGACGGGCCGCCCCCCGTCCTGA
- a CDS encoding TrmH family RNA methyltransferase — protein MATLHEISDPADPRLADYRDLRDVELRKHLEAEHGLFLAEGEKVVRRAVEAGFTPRSFLMAPRWLDGLADVLGTTDAPCYVLSEALAEEVTGFHVHRGALASLERRPLPSLEEVLEGARSVLVMEDLVDHTNVGAIFRSGAALGFDAVLLAPRCADPLYRRSIKVGMGAVFSTPWTRLPDWYDALPTLSALGFTTVALTLADDATPVEEAVAGVDKVALVLGSEGHGLSARWEASADRRAIIPMREGIDSLNVAAATAVACYVTARR, from the coding sequence ATGGCCACGCTCCACGAGATCTCCGACCCGGCCGACCCCCGCCTCGCGGACTACCGCGACCTGCGCGACGTCGAGCTGCGCAAGCACCTCGAGGCCGAGCACGGGCTCTTCCTCGCCGAGGGTGAGAAGGTCGTACGCCGGGCGGTCGAGGCCGGCTTCACCCCGCGCTCGTTCCTGATGGCGCCGCGCTGGCTCGACGGCCTGGCCGACGTGCTCGGCACGACCGACGCGCCCTGCTACGTGCTCAGCGAGGCGCTCGCCGAGGAGGTCACCGGCTTCCACGTGCACCGCGGGGCCCTGGCCTCCCTCGAGCGGCGCCCGCTCCCCTCGCTCGAGGAGGTGCTCGAGGGCGCCCGGTCCGTCCTGGTGATGGAGGACCTCGTCGACCACACCAACGTGGGTGCCATCTTCAGGTCCGGCGCCGCCCTGGGCTTCGACGCCGTGCTGCTGGCGCCGCGGTGCGCCGACCCGCTCTACCGCCGGTCGATCAAGGTCGGCATGGGCGCCGTCTTCAGCACCCCGTGGACGCGGCTGCCCGACTGGTACGACGCCCTGCCGACGCTCTCCGCGCTCGGCTTCACCACCGTCGCGCTGACGCTGGCGGACGACGCCACCCCGGTGGAGGAGGCGGTCGCCGGCGTCGACAAGGTCGCGCTGGTGCTCGGCTCGGAGGGCCACGGGCTGTCTGCGCGGTGGGAGGCCTCGGCCGACCGCCGCGCCATCATCCCGATGCGCGAGGGGATCGACTCCCTCAACGTGGCCGCGGCCACCGCCGTGGCCTGCTACGTCACGGCCCGACGCTGA
- a CDS encoding YbhB/YbcL family Raf kinase inhibitor-like protein, with the protein MSLDRPVSPNPYDLLPPVPPFTVTSEDVTDGQPLRDAQVAAHGNTSPQLSWEPGPEGTQSYTVTCFDPDAPTPSGFWHWVLVDLPGDVTSLDGGAGAEGASLPGSAFMCRNDGGAAAFMGAAPPQGDQVHRYFFVVHAVKEPTLGVDADASPAVVSFNLAFKTAGRAILHGTYQH; encoded by the coding sequence ATGAGCCTCGACCGCCCGGTCTCCCCCAACCCCTACGACCTGCTGCCGCCGGTGCCGCCGTTCACGGTCACCAGCGAGGACGTCACCGACGGGCAGCCGCTGCGCGACGCCCAGGTCGCGGCGCACGGCAACACCTCGCCCCAGCTCTCCTGGGAGCCGGGGCCGGAGGGCACGCAGAGCTACACCGTCACCTGCTTCGACCCCGACGCCCCCACGCCCAGCGGCTTCTGGCACTGGGTGCTCGTCGACCTGCCCGGTGACGTCACCTCGCTCGACGGGGGTGCCGGCGCGGAGGGCGCCTCGCTGCCGGGCTCGGCGTTCATGTGCCGCAACGACGGCGGCGCCGCCGCGTTCATGGGTGCGGCCCCGCCGCAGGGCGACCAGGTGCACCGCTACTTCTTCGTCGTGCACGCCGTGAAGGAGCCGACCCTCGGCGTGGACGCGGACGCCTCCCCCGCGGTCGTGTCGTTCAACCTGGCGTTCAAGACCGCCGGCCGCGCCATCCTGCACGGCACCTACCAGCACTGA
- a CDS encoding acyl-CoA dehydrogenase family protein, with protein sequence MINLDDPKKFRPLVGQAHQVAMNMLRPISRKYDRAEHEYPKELDMLAAMIDGLSESGAGEGAGAAGVRREEADGDTTVKNGTNLASVMSIAEMCWGDVGLLLSMPRQGLGNSAIASVADDEQLKRFDGVWAGMAITEPGTGSDSANIKTTATLDGDHYVLNGEKIFVTSGDRCDAVVVWATLDRELGRAAIKSFVVPKGTEGMRVERLEHKLGIRASDTATIIFDNCRVPAENLLGSPEVDVKQGFAGAMATFDNTRPLVAAMAVGCARASLDLTRELLADAGVVVDHDRPAQLQSAAAAKFLQMEADWEAAHLLVLQAAWMADNRQPNSLEASMAKAKAGRVGSDITLSCVELAGSIGYSEAELLEKWARDSKILDIFEGTQQIQQLIVARRILGLSSAELK encoded by the coding sequence ATGATCAACCTCGACGATCCCAAGAAGTTCCGGCCGCTGGTCGGGCAGGCCCACCAGGTCGCGATGAACATGCTGCGGCCGATCTCGCGCAAGTACGACCGCGCCGAGCACGAGTACCCCAAGGAGCTCGACATGCTCGCCGCCATGATCGACGGGCTCTCCGAGTCCGGGGCGGGCGAGGGTGCGGGCGCCGCCGGCGTACGCCGTGAGGAGGCCGACGGTGACACGACCGTCAAGAACGGCACCAACCTCGCCTCGGTCATGTCGATCGCGGAGATGTGCTGGGGCGACGTCGGCCTGCTGCTCTCGATGCCGCGCCAGGGGCTGGGCAACTCCGCCATCGCCTCGGTCGCCGACGACGAGCAGCTGAAGCGGTTCGACGGCGTCTGGGCAGGCATGGCCATCACCGAGCCCGGCACCGGCTCGGACTCGGCCAACATCAAGACCACGGCCACCCTCGACGGCGACCACTACGTCCTCAACGGCGAGAAGATCTTCGTCACCTCCGGTGACCGCTGCGACGCGGTCGTCGTGTGGGCGACCCTGGACCGCGAGCTCGGCCGGGCCGCGATCAAGTCTTTCGTCGTGCCCAAGGGCACCGAGGGGATGCGGGTGGAGCGGCTCGAGCACAAGCTGGGCATCCGCGCCTCCGACACCGCGACGATCATCTTCGACAACTGCCGCGTGCCCGCCGAGAACCTCCTCGGCTCGCCCGAGGTCGACGTCAAGCAGGGCTTCGCCGGCGCCATGGCGACCTTCGACAACACCCGCCCGCTGGTGGCCGCGATGGCCGTCGGCTGCGCCCGGGCCTCGCTCGACCTGACCCGCGAGCTGCTCGCGGACGCCGGGGTCGTCGTCGACCACGACCGTCCGGCGCAGCTGCAGTCCGCGGCGGCCGCGAAGTTCCTCCAGATGGAGGCCGACTGGGAGGCCGCGCACCTGCTGGTCCTCCAGGCCGCGTGGATGGCCGACAACCGCCAGCCCAACTCGCTGGAGGCCTCGATGGCCAAGGCGAAGGCCGGCCGGGTCGGCTCGGACATCACGCTGTCGTGCGTGGAGCTGGCCGGCTCGATCGGCTACAGCGAGGCCGAGCTGCTGGAGAAGTGGGCGCGCGACTCCAAGATCCTCGACATCTTCGAGGGCACCCAGCAGATCCAGCAGCTGATCGTGGCCCGCCGGATCCTGGGCCTGTCGAGCGCCGAGCTGAAGTAG
- a CDS encoding LLM class flavin-dependent oxidoreductase has product MTTRLPDPALVVLVGAAGSGKSTWAAARYRAEEVVSSDTLRGIAGSGPHDLDASDDAFALLERIVDARLGRGLTTVVDTLGLDDARRSRWLAAARSAGLPAVAVVHDTPAPECRRRNATRERPVPAPALAGQLKRVPVVRRSLETEGWDVVHIVSRDEPRVPEDAAGRDVGHTPRQSEERRSSQGLRIVLQVSRFPWGEEPTAWLTGIARAADDAGLAGIALMDHLVQIPQVGRAWDPIPEPWVTLGMLAGLGTNLDLGTLVTPVSFRPAGIIAKHAATLDVLSGGRAFVGLGAGWWDREHAGFGIPFPPPRERVDAVEAAVETMRALWGSGTKAYAGERVSLPETTNYPRPAHDIPVIVGGSGDRMLRIGARLGDAVNVRTELVGKALEAVTGTDVKVTILDLPVIGRDRDDAWARVERLRGRTAAATYAARTNAGTPAEQRDRYGALADRGVDTVFVALADLDGPEDVERLAPLAR; this is encoded by the coding sequence GTGACGACCCGGCTCCCCGACCCCGCGCTGGTCGTCCTGGTCGGCGCCGCCGGCTCCGGCAAGTCGACGTGGGCGGCGGCGCGCTACCGGGCCGAGGAGGTCGTCTCCTCCGACACCCTGCGCGGGATCGCCGGCAGTGGCCCGCACGACCTCGATGCCTCCGACGACGCCTTCGCGCTGCTCGAGCGGATCGTCGACGCGCGGCTGGGTCGCGGCCTCACGACCGTCGTCGACACCCTCGGACTCGACGACGCCCGGCGCTCGCGCTGGCTGGCCGCCGCCCGCTCGGCCGGGCTGCCCGCGGTGGCTGTGGTGCACGACACCCCGGCGCCCGAGTGCCGGCGCCGCAACGCCACCCGTGAGCGGCCGGTGCCGGCTCCCGCCCTGGCCGGACAGCTGAAGCGGGTGCCCGTCGTACGCCGCTCGCTGGAGACCGAGGGCTGGGACGTCGTCCACATCGTCTCCCGCGACGAGCCCCGTGTGCCCGAGGACGCGGCGGGGCGCGACGTGGGGCACACGCCGCGGCAATCGGAGGAGAGGCGGAGCTCCCAGGGCCTCCGGATCGTGCTGCAGGTGTCCCGATTCCCGTGGGGCGAGGAGCCGACCGCCTGGCTGACCGGGATCGCCCGGGCCGCCGACGACGCCGGACTGGCCGGCATCGCCCTGATGGACCACCTGGTGCAGATCCCCCAGGTCGGCCGCGCGTGGGACCCGATCCCCGAGCCGTGGGTGACCCTCGGGATGCTCGCCGGGCTCGGCACCAACCTCGACCTCGGCACCCTCGTGACGCCGGTGAGCTTCCGGCCCGCGGGGATCATCGCCAAGCACGCCGCCACGCTCGACGTGCTCAGCGGCGGCCGGGCCTTCGTGGGGCTGGGCGCCGGCTGGTGGGACCGCGAGCACGCCGGCTTCGGGATCCCGTTCCCGCCGCCCCGCGAGCGGGTCGACGCGGTCGAGGCAGCCGTCGAGACGATGCGGGCCCTGTGGGGCTCCGGCACCAAGGCGTACGCCGGCGAGCGGGTCAGCCTGCCCGAGACGACCAACTACCCGCGGCCCGCGCACGACATCCCCGTGATCGTGGGCGGGAGCGGTGACCGGATGCTGCGGATCGGGGCCCGGCTCGGCGACGCGGTCAACGTCCGCACCGAGCTCGTCGGCAAGGCGCTGGAGGCCGTGACCGGCACGGACGTGAAGGTCACGATCCTGGACCTGCCCGTCATCGGCCGCGACCGCGACGACGCCTGGGCGCGGGTGGAGCGGCTCCGCGGTCGCACCGCCGCCGCGACGTACGCCGCCCGCACCAACGCCGGCACCCCGGCCGAGCAGCGCGACCGCTACGGGGCGCTGGCCGACCGGGGTGTCGACACGGTGTTCGTGGCGCTCGCCGATCTCGACGGCCCGGAGGACGTCGAGCGGCTCGCGCCGCTGGCGAGGTGA